From the Leptospira sp. WS60.C2 genome, one window contains:
- a CDS encoding MBL fold metallo-hydrolase: MLTASFEYKGTKFEGISEGGIRTSIICPSLDFMFDFGFINPDKIHIGKILLTHAHLDHSCGIPYYVSQRSLRKLPIPKIYVPKALEPKLSQILKLYSEIEEFDYECELIGLEYGDRVELKPGYYFKPLQSFHRVPSQGYTVYETKRKLKKEFTNLHSDEIRKSKEKGVDPTEEVATPLVSFSGDSKIEYVLENEDVRKSKVLFMECTYYCDKRDVSRAREWGHTHFDEIVEHASSFENEAIVLIHPSKRYSYRELNDLLRKKVPSILKDRISLFLPPKHETKT; encoded by the coding sequence ATGTTAACAGCAAGTTTCGAATACAAAGGAACCAAATTTGAGGGTATATCAGAAGGTGGAATTCGAACCTCCATCATCTGTCCTTCTCTTGATTTTATGTTTGATTTTGGATTTATCAATCCTGATAAAATTCACATTGGGAAAATTCTACTGACACATGCACACTTAGACCATTCTTGTGGGATCCCATATTATGTGTCGCAAAGAAGTTTAAGAAAACTACCTATTCCAAAAATATACGTACCAAAAGCTCTTGAGCCAAAACTCTCTCAAATTCTAAAACTCTATTCCGAAATTGAAGAATTTGATTATGAGTGTGAATTGATTGGACTTGAGTATGGAGATAGAGTGGAACTAAAGCCAGGTTATTATTTCAAACCATTACAAAGTTTCCATAGAGTTCCTTCTCAAGGATATACGGTTTACGAAACCAAACGGAAATTAAAGAAAGAATTTACAAATCTCCATTCAGATGAAATTCGAAAATCCAAAGAAAAAGGTGTAGATCCAACAGAAGAAGTAGCAACTCCGCTCGTATCATTTTCTGGCGACTCCAAAATTGAATATGTTTTGGAGAATGAAGATGTGCGAAAAAGTAAGGTTCTTTTTATGGAATGCACTTATTATTGTGATAAACGTGATGTGAGTCGTGCCAGGGAATGGGGGCATACTCACTTTGATGAAATCGTAGAACATGCATCCTCTTTTGAAAATGAGGCGATCGTACTCATACATCCCTCAAAACGATACAGCTACCGTGAGTTAAACGATTTACTCCGAAAAAAAGTCCCGAGTATCTTAAAAGATCGAATCAGCTTATTTTTGCCACCAAAACATGAAACCAAGACCTAG
- a CDS encoding O-methyltransferase, producing the protein MKPRPSIYIEGLEPFIDSDLVYKPNPIFSEMESYAKIKNIPIVTAATGAVLSQLVRFLSPKRILELGTGIGYSTLWMVNGFKSARIVTVDRHEEQAKALDEYAKKMGLESQMDVTRVTASVLEYLGDESLWLDVDLFFIDCDKITYPTIFRTLWPKAKKGASFVFDNVLWHGRVLNPDPKKPSDMAVMELWNEVKSQVSEYTLYPVGDGLLFFQK; encoded by the coding sequence ATGAAACCAAGACCTAGCATTTATATAGAAGGCTTAGAGCCTTTTATCGATTCCGATTTGGTATACAAACCAAATCCAATTTTTTCGGAGATGGAATCTTACGCCAAAATCAAAAACATTCCCATTGTCACTGCCGCAACTGGTGCGGTATTATCACAACTTGTTCGGTTTCTTTCCCCCAAACGGATTTTGGAATTGGGTACGGGAATTGGCTATTCTACACTTTGGATGGTAAATGGATTTAAGTCGGCACGGATTGTGACTGTCGATCGACATGAAGAACAAGCCAAAGCTCTAGATGAATATGCAAAAAAAATGGGACTCGAAAGCCAAATGGATGTTACTCGAGTGACTGCATCGGTTCTGGAGTATTTAGGGGATGAAAGTCTTTGGTTGGATGTTGACTTATTCTTTATTGACTGTGATAAAATTACCTATCCCACCATCTTTCGCACTTTGTGGCCCAAGGCAAAAAAGGGTGCTAGTTTTGTTTTTGATAATGTCCTGTGGCATGGTCGAGTGTTAAACCCTGATCCGAAAAAACCATCGGATATGGCCGTAATGGAACTTTGGAATGAGGTGAAATCCCAAGTTTCTGAATACACCTTATATCCTGTGGGTGATGGTTTACTCTTTTTTCAAAAGTAG